A region from the Vicia villosa cultivar HV-30 ecotype Madison, WI linkage group LG3, Vvil1.0, whole genome shotgun sequence genome encodes:
- the LOC131593169 gene encoding putative disease resistance RPP13-like protein 1: MAGLMVAGAFLTPVIQVIVESVASGDYKDLFIKRLVNKLKIKLNSIQKVLDDAETKQYHDERVRFWLDNLKHVVYEVEQLLDEIATSVQRKSKVHRFRLVGRFKSKIKVYFFLLAGRFKSRINDLLDKLNVLLDEKDFLDLKVGIIAHNELSERVPTTSLVDESSKYGRQGEKEEIISFLLLENGSSSSNQASIISIVGLGGMGKTTLAQLVYKDTRVQKNFDLKAWVYVSESFDVIRLTKAILESFGSSPNTENLNSLQCQLQQKITGKKCLLVLDDIWKVYWESCEKLLSFFNEGSSGSKIIVTTRNKENAFAMESKLFELDKLKEGDSWSLFERHAFPNKKASEYPEFEPIGKRIVGKCGGLPLAVITMGKLLRAKFSQSKWIEISENDMWGLSEKDTSINPVLRLGYHNLPSNLKPCFAYCSIFPKGYYFDKNKLIKMWMANGFLNSYKSDKSKEELGSELFNDLESVSFFQRSLDFDDYFIMHDLVNDLAKSVSHKFCLQVEDDKLQDIIETTRHIGCFLELEDFDEILKHIYRAKGVHSLFAERPPGSGKCFRISNSMQCDLFSKLKYLRMLSFRGYSDPHSELELANEIGNLKLLRYLDLSWTTIKRLPNSISKLYNLETLILECCYCLTEFPLDLSKLDRLRHLNLNGTAIKKMPKNISKLNHLQTLAYFVVGEPSGSDIEELESLNLLQGELCLSGLNNVTDPTHAVKTRLQDKKFLEEIHMIFDGSVVESNVSVLDALKPNKNLKRLTINNYNGNMFPIWLRGCDLPNLISLKLKYCHGIKIFGNNSTNVPFKFLEVLEFDWMSEWEEWLCIEGFPRLKELYIENCPKLKRASLPQQLPSLQKLVIRWCEMLDVSIPNCDNIKELDISRCDRVLINKLSSSLKRFVLCKNQYVEFCMEHLINSPSLEMLKLDFKDFVKCPSLDLCCYNSLYSLSIKGWQSSLPFSVHLFPGLNSLSLSNCPRLGSFPMGGLPSNLGYLKIHNCPKLIASREEWGLFQLNSLTIFSVKDDFEIVESFPEEDLLPQSLMYLWMSKCSKLRIINCKGFLHLKSLRQIYIKNCPGLELLPEESLPNSLKELMIEECPLLTEKYKKEGGERWHTISHIPEVMIDGYVQQMIV; this comes from the coding sequence ATGGCAGGACTGATGGTTGCTGGAGCATTTCTTACACCTGTCATTCAAGTTATTGTTGAAAGTGTTGCCTCAGGAGATTACAAAGACCTCTTCATTAAACGGTTGGTGAATaaacttaaaattaaattgaattcaaTCCAGAAAGTGTTGGATGATGCAGAGACAAAGCAGTACCATGACGAAAGGGTGAGGTTTTGGCTTGATAATCTAAAGCATGTGGTATATGAAGTAGAACAACTGTTGGACGAGATTGCTACAAGTGTACAACGGAAGTCAAAGGTTCATCGCTTTCGTTTAGTTGGCCGTTTTAAATCTAAGATCAaggtttatttctttcttttagcTGGTCGATTTAAATCTAGGATCAATGATTTGCTAGACAAGCTAAACGTTCTTTTAGACGAAAAAGATTTTCTGGATTTGAAAGTAGGAATAATTGCTCATAATGAACTTTCAGAAAGAGTGCCAACCACGTCTTTGGTGGATGAATCTAGCAAATATGGTAGACAGGGTGAAAAAGAGGAAATTATCAGTTTCTTACTTTTAGAAAATGGTAGTAGTAGCAGCAACCAAGCATCAATAATCAGCATAGTTGGTCTTGGTGGGATGGGTAAGACCACCCTTGCTCAGCTTGTCTACAAAGACACCAGGGTGCAAAAGAACTTTGATCTTAAAGCTTGGGTCTATGTTTCAGAATCATTTGATGTTATTAGACTCACTAAAGCAATTCTCGAGTCATTTGGTTCTTCACCAAACACTGAAAATCTAAATTCACTCCAATGCCAATTGCAGCAGAAGATAACAGGAAAGAAGTGTTTGCTAGTTCTAGATGATATATGGAAAGTATATTGGGAAAGTTGTGAGAAGTTACTAAGTTTCTTTAATGAAGGATCTTCTGGAAGTAAGATTATTGTGACAACACGAAATAAGGAGAATGCATTCGCCATGGAATCTAAGTTATTTGAATTAGATAAATTGAAGGAGGGTGATTCTTGGAGTTTATTTGAACGACATGCTTTTCCCAACAAAAAAGCGAGTGAGTATCCAGAATTTGAACCAATTGGAAAGAGGATTGTTGGCAAGTGTGGAGGGTTGCCATTAGCCGTGATAACTATGGGGAAACTCTTGAGAGCAAAATTCTCTCAAAGTAAATGGATCGAAATATCGGAGAATGATATGTGGGGTTTATCAGAGAAAGACACTAGCATAAATCCAGTATTGAGACTGGGTTACCATAATCTTCCTTCCAATTTGAAGCCATGTTTTGCTTACTGTTCCATATTTCCTAAGGGTTATTATTTTGACAAGAATAAGTTAATCAAAATGTGGATGGCAAATGGTTTCCTGAATTCCTACAAAAGTGACAAAAGTAAAGAAGAGTTGGGTAGTGAATTATTCAATGATCTTGAGTCAGTTTCATTTTTTCAAAGATCACTAGATTTTGATGATTATTTTATCATGCATGATCTTGTAAATGACTTGGCAAAATCAGTGTCTCATAAGTTTTGCTTACAAGTGGAGGATGATAAGTTGCAGGATATAATTGAAACAACACGCCACATTGGGTGCTTTCTTGAGTTGgaagattttgatgaaattttaaaGCACATTTATAGAGCTAAGGGAGTACACAGCTTGTTTGCAGAACGACCACCAGGAAGTGGCAAATGCTTCAGGATAAGCAACAGTATGCaatgtgatttattttcaaaGCTAAAATATTTGCGGATGTTGTCATTTCGTGGGTATAGTGATCCACACAGTGAGTTAGAACTAGCAAATGAGATTGGCAATCTAAAGCTTTTGCGTTATCTAGACTTGTCTTGGACAACAATTAAAAGGTTGCCCAATTCTATCAGTAAGCTTTACAATTTAGAGACACTGATATTGGAATGTTGTTATTGTTTGACTGAATTTCCTTTAGATCTTTCCAAACTTGACCGTTTACGCCATCTTAATCTGAATGGAACTGCAATAAAAAAGATGCCAAAGAACATAAGTAAACTAAACCATTTACAAACTTTGGCTTACTTTGTTGTGGGAGAGCCGAGTGGTTCTGATATTGAGGAGTTAGAAAgtctcaatcttcttcaaggagaACTTTGTCTTTCAGGATTGAACAAtgtcactgatccaacacatgcCGTAAAGACCCGTTTGCAAGATAAAAAGTTTTTAGAAGAAATACATATGATATTTGATGGTTCAGTAGTGGAAAGCAATGTGTCTGTCTTGGATGCCCTTAAACCAAATAAAAATCTGAAGAGGCTCACCATTAACAACTACAATGGCAATATGTTTCCAATTTGGCTAAGGGGTTGTGATTTACCCAACTTAATATCTCTTAAACTTAAGTACTGTCATGGAATAAAGATCTTTGGAAATAACTCAACAAATGTTCCGTTCAAGTTCCTTGAAGTTTTGGAATTTGACTGGATGTCGGAATGGGAGGAATGGTTATGTATTGAAGGGTTTCCCCGGCTTAAAGAGCTTTATATAGAAAATTGTCCCAAATTGAAAAGGGCATCACTGCCTCAACAACTTCCTTCATTACAGAAGTTGGTGATCAGATGGTGTGAAATGTTGGACGTATCAATTCCCAATTGTGATAATATCAAAGAGTTAGATATATCGAGATGTGATCGAGTTTTGATAAATAAGTTGTCATCCAGCTTGAAAAGGTTTGTCCTTTGTAAAAATCAGTATGTTGAGTTCTGCATGGAACATTTAATCAATAGTCCCAGTCTGGAAATGTTGAAGTTGGATTTCAAGGACTTTGTAAAATGTCCCTcattggatttgtgttgttataaTTCTCTTTATAGTCTTTCAATAAAAGGATGGCAGTCCTCCTTGCCTTTTTCAGTACACTTGTTCCCCGGTCTTAATTCTCTTAGTTTGTCAAATTGTCCAAGGCTGGGGTCTTTTCCTATGGGAGGTTTGCCTTCCAACTTGGGGTACCTTAAAATACACAATTGCCCAAAATTAATTGCTTCTAGAGAGGAGTGGGGTTTATTCCAACTCAATTCTCTGACTATTTTCAGTGTTAAGGATGATTTTGAAATCGTGGAATCCTTCCCAGAGGAGGATCTACTACCCCAATCTCTCATGTATCTTTGGATGTCAAAATGTTCAAAGCTAAGAATAATAAACTGCAAGGGTTTTCTCCACCTCAAATCTCTCAgacaaatatatattaaaaactgCCCTGGTCTTGAGCTCTTGCCAGAGGAGAGTCTACCAAATTCTCTTAAAGAGTTGATGATTGAAGAATGTCCGTTACTTACGGAGAAGTACAAAAAGGAGGGAGGAGAGAGATGGCATACAATTAGTCACATCCCTGAAGTGATGATTGACGGTTATGTGCAGCAAATGATTGTCTGA
- the LOC131659616 gene encoding putative disease resistance protein At3g14460, whose protein sequence is MANGLLNSYKSDKSKEEWGSELFNVLESISFFQRSLGFDGGFIMHDLVNDLAKSVSREFCLQVEDDKNVNHISKWTRHIWFSFDSEDADRILKHTCRSKELHSLLIEPKSYKWTEISNNVQCDIFSKLKYLRMLSFLGSRSLHTKLELELADEIGNLKLLRYLDVSWTSINRLPDSICKLYNLETLILEGCSNLTEFPLDFCKLDHLRHLNLEGTAIRKMPKNIRKLNHLQTLTNFFVGESSGSDIEDLGSLNLLQGKLCLSRLNNVTDPTHAVKSRLQDKKFLEEIHMKFDISRMESNVSVLDALQPNNNLKRLTIQNYNGNMFPTWIRGCDLPNLISLKLKNCNGIKIFGNNSTNVPFKFLEVLEFNGLSEWEEWLCIEAFPRFKELSITSCPKLKRAFPPHLPSLQKLVIILADLHTSPTLHEDNISTLHDENECTQ, encoded by the coding sequence ATGGCAAATGGTTTGTTGAATTCCTACAAAAGTGACAAAAGTAAAGAAGAGTGGGGTAGTGAATTATTCAATGTTCTTGAGTCAATTTCATTTTTCCAAAGATCACTAGGTTTTGATGGTGGTTTTATCATGCATGATCTTGTCAATGACTTAGCAAAATCGGTGTCTCGAGAGTTTTGCTTACAAGTAGAGGATGATAAGAATGTAAATCACATTTCTAAATGGACACGCCACATTTGGTTCTCTTTTGATTCGGAAGATGCGGATAGAATATTAAAGCACACTTGTAGAAGTAAGGAATTACACAGCTTGTTGATAGAACCAAAAAGTTACAAATGGACCGAGATAAGCAACAATGTGCAATGTGATATATTTTCCAAACTAAAATATTTGCGGATGTTGTCATTTCTTGGTAGTAGGTCTTTACATACAAAGCTAGAGCTAGAGCTAGCAGATGAGATAGGCAATTTAAAGCTTTTGCGCTATCTAGACGTGTCTTGGACGAGTATTAATAGGTTGCCTGATTCTATTTGTAAGCTTTACAATTTAGAGACACTGATATTGGAAGGGTGTTCTAATTTGACTGAATTTCCTTTAGATTTTTGCAAACTTGACCATTTACGCCATCTTAATCTGGAAGGAACTGCAATAAGGAAGATGCCAAAGAACATAAGGAAACTAAACCATCTACAAACGTTGACTAATTTTTTTGTGGGAGAGTCGAGTGGGTCTGATATTGAGGACTTAGGAAgtctcaatcttcttcaaggaaaACTTTGTCTTTCAAGATTGAACAATGTCACGGATCCAACACATGCCGTAAAGAGCCGTTTGCAAGATAAGAAGTTTTTAGAAGAAATACATATGAAATTTGATATTTCAAGAATGGAAAGCAATGTGTCTGTCTTGGATGCCCTTCAACCAAATAACAATCTGAAGAGGCTCACTATCCAGAACTACAATGGCAATATGTTTCCAACTTGGATAAGGGGGTGTGATTTACCCAATTTAATATCTCTTAAACTGAAGAACTGTAATGGAATAAAGATCTTTGGCAATAACTCAACAAATGTTCCGTTCAAGTTCCTTGAAGTTTTGGAATTTAACGGGTTGTCTGAATGGGAAGAATGGTTATGTATCGAAGCGTTTCCACGGTTTAAAGAGCTTTCTATAACAAGTTGTCCCAAATTGAAAAGAGCATTCCCTCCACACCTTCCTTCATTACAGAAATTGGTGATTATATTAGCAGACTTACACACTAGCCCTACGTTGCATGAAGATAACATTTCCACCTTGCATGATGAGAATGAGTGCACACAGTAA
- the LOC131593167 gene encoding putative disease resistance RPP13-like protein 1 → MAELMVVGAFLTPVIQVIVERVASGDYKDIFSKRLVNKLEITLNSINKVLDDAETKQYQNPNVRIWLDHIKHEVYEVDQLLDEIATSAQRKSKVKHFFSSLTNQFESRIKDLLDKLEYLLKQNDVLGLKEGTCARNEVEVGLISSKRLPTTSLVNESRICGRQSEKEKIISFLLLDNGSSSNHAPIISIVGLGGMGKTTLAQLVYNEQEIQKSFELKAWVYVSTSFDILRLTKEILEQFNSAPNSESLEILQRRLEKTVTDKKYLLVLDDIWNANEKSWEQLLIPFNKCSSGSKIIVTTRSKDDALAMDSAKLLELAKLGESDCWSLFVTHAFHGRNASEYPDLESIGRLIVDKCGGLPIAVKTMGNLLRKKFSKSEWEKILKTDMRCLSEKDSDINPVLRLSYHNLPSNSKRCFAYCSIFPKGYEFDKNELIKMWIANGLLNSYKSNKSKEELGSELFDDLESISFFQVSLYFDGRFVMHDLVNDLAKSESREFCLQVKDENMQDISKRTRHIWCSRDLRVGDGILKHIYRAKGLHSLLVESRDGGESFMISNNVQCDMFSKLKYLRMLSFCCYGFPFENIELADEIGSLNLLRYLDLSCTTIKRLPDSICKLYNLERLELKSCGNLTEFPLDFYKLDRLRHLNLEGAAIKKMPKNIRKLNRLQTLTNFVVGELSGFNIGELESLNLLQGKLFLSGLNNVTDPTHAIKSRLQDKKFLEEIHMIFDGLVVESHVSVLDALQPNNNLKRLTIQNYNGNMFPNWLTGYDLPNLISLKLQSCKGIRIFGNNAKDVPFKFLEVLEFDSLSEWEEWLCIEGFPLLKELYIRDCPKLKEGTYARIELSERVPTSSLVDESSKCGRYGEKEEIISFLLLDNNSSSSNQVPVISIVGLGGMGKTTLAQLVYKDPRVQQNFDLKAWVYVSESFDVIRLTKAILESFGSSPNTENLDRLQCQLQEKIAGKNCLLVLDDIWKVDWESCERLLSFFNEGSSGSKIVVTTRNKKNASAMESKFFELFQLGEIDSWSLFERHAFSNKKGSEYPDLEPIGKRIVRKCGGLPLAVITMGKLLRAKFSQSEWIEILEDDMWGLSEKDTGINPVLRLGYHNLPSNLKPCFAY, encoded by the coding sequence ATGGCAGAGCTGATGGTTGTGGGAGCGTTTCTTACACCTGTCATCCAAGTCATTGTTGAGAGGGTTGCCTCAGGAGATTACAAAGACATCTTCAGCAAACGATTGGTGAATAAACTTGAAATCACATTGAATTCTATCAACAAAGTGTTGGATGATGCAGAGACAAAGCAGTACCAGAATCCAAATGTGAGGATATGGCTTGATCATATAAAACATGAGGTATATGAAGTAGATCAGTTGTTGGATGAGATTGCTACAAGTGCACAACGAAAGAGCAAGGTTAAACACTTCTTTTCATCTCTGACTAATCAGTTTGAATCTAGAATAAAAGACTTGCTAGATAAGCTAGAATATCTTTTGAAGCAAAATGATGTGTTGGGATTGAAAGAAGGAACATGTGCTCGTAATGAAGTTGAAGTCGGTCTGATATCTTCGAAAAGACTACCAACGACGTCTCTGGTGAATGAATCTCGCATATGTGGTAGACAAAGTGAAAAGGAGAAAATTATCAGTTTCTTACTTTTAGACAATGGTAGTAGTAGCAACCACGCACCAATAATCAGCATAGTTGGTCTTGGTGGGATGGGTAAAACCACCCTTGCTCAACTTGTCTACAATGAACAGGAGATTCAAAAGAGCTTTGAACTTAAAGCTTGGGTCTATGTTTCAACTTCATTTGATATTTTGCGGCTCACTAAAGAAATTCTCGAGCAATTTAATTCTGCACCAAATAGTGAAAGCTTGGAAATACTCCAACGTCGATTGGAAAAGACGGTAACAGACAAAAAATATTTGCTTGTTCTAGATGATATTTGGAACGCAAATGAGAAAAGTTGGGAGCAGTTACTAATTCCCTTTAACAAATGTTCTTCTGGAAGTAAGATTATTGTGACAACAAGAAGTAAAGATGATGCATTAGCCATGGATTCTGCCAAGTTACTTGAACTAGCAAAATTGGGGGAGAGTGATTGTTGGAGTTTATTTGTGACACATGCTTTTCACGGAAGAAACGCGAGTGAATATCCAGATCTTGAATCCATCGGAAGGCTGATTGTAGACAAGTGTGGAGGGTTGCCAATAGCAGTGAAAACAATGGGGAACCTCTTGAGAAAAAAATTCTCTAAAAGCGAATGGGAGAAAATATTGAAGACTGATATGCGGTGTTTATCAGAGAAAGACAGTGACATAAATCCAGTATTGAGACTGAGTTACCATAATCTTCCTTCAAATTCGAAGCGTTGTTTTGCATACTGTTCCATATTTCCCAAGGGTTATGAGTTTGACAAGAATGAGTTAATCAAAATGTGGATTGCAAATGGTTTGTTGAATTCCTACAAAAGTAACAAAAGTAAAGAAGAGTTGGGTAGTGAGTTATTTGATGATCTTGAGTCAATTTCATTTTTCCAAGTATCACTATATTTTGATGGTCGTTTTGTCATGCATGATCTTGTCAATGACTTGGCAAAATCAGAGTCTCGAGAGTTTTGCTTACAAGTGAAGGATGAAAATATGCAAGATATATCTAAAAGGACACGCCACATTTGGTGTTCTCGTGATTTGAGAGTTGGCGATGGGATACTAAAACACATTTATAGAGCTAAGGGATTACACAGCTTGTTGGTAGAATCTCGAGATGGTGGCGAAAGCTTCATGATAAGCAATAATGTGCAATGTGATATGTTTTCAAAACTAAAATATTTGCGGATGTTGTCGTTTTGTTGTTATGGTTTTCCATTTGAAAATATAGAACTTGCAGATGAGATAGGCAGTTTAAATCTTTTGCGTTATTTAGACCTGTCTTGCACAACAATTAAAAGGTTGCCCGACTCTATCTGTAAGCTTTATAACTTAGAGAGACTGGAATTGAAAAGTTGTGGTAATTTGACTGAATTTCCTTTAGATTTTTACAAACTTGACCGTTTACGCCATCTTAATCTGGAAGGAGCTGCAATAAAGAAGATGCCAAAGAACATAAGGAAACTAAACCGTCTACAAACGTTGACTAACTTTGTTGTGGGAGAGCTGAGTGGGTTTAATATTGGGGAGTTAGAAAgtctcaatcttcttcaaggaaaACTTTTTCTTTCAGGATTGAACAATGTCACGGATCCAACACATGCCATAAAGAGCCGTTTGCAAGATAAGAAGTTTTTAGAAGAAATACATATGATATTTGATGGTTTAGTAGTGGAAAGCCATGTGTCTGTATTGGATGCCCTTCAACCAAATAACAATCTAAAGAGGCTCACTATTCAGAACTACAATGGAAATATGTTTCCGAATTGGCTAACGGGTTATGATTTACCCAACTTAATATCTCTTAAACTGCAGAGCTGTAAAGGAATAAGGATATTTGGAAATAACGCAAAAGATGTTCCATTCAAGTTCCTTGAAGTTTTGGAATttgactccttgtctgaatgggAGGAATGGTTATGTATTGAAGGGTTTCCCCTGCTTAAAGAGCTTTACATAAGAGATTGTCCAAAATTGAAAGAAGGAACATATGCTCGTATTGAACTTTCAGAAAGAGTGCCAACGTCTTCTTTGGTGGATGAATCTAGCAAATGTGGTAGATATGGTGAAAAAGAGGAAATTATCAGTTTCTTACTTTTAGACAATAATAGTAGTAGTAGCAACCAGGTACCAGTAATCAGCATAGTTGGTCTTGGTGGGATGGGTAAGACCACCCTTGCTCAGCTTGTCTACAAAGACCCCAGGGTGCAACAGAACTTTGATCTTAAAGCTTGGGTCTATGTTTCAGAATCATTTGATGTTATTAGACTCACTAAAGCAATTCTCGAGTCATTTGGTTCTTCACCAAACACTGAAAACCTAGATCGACTCCAATGTCAACTGCAGGAAAAGATAGCAGGAAAGAATTGTTTGCTTGTTCTAGATGATATCTGGAAAGTAGACTGGGAAAGTTGTGAAAGGTTACTAAGTTTCTTTAACGAAGGATCTTCTGGAAGTAAGATTGTTGTAACAACACGAAATAAGAAGAATGCATCAGCCATGGAATCTAAGTTTTTTGAATTATTTCAATTGGGAGAGATTGATTCTTGGAGTTTATTTGAGAGGCAtgctttttcaaacaaaaaaggGAGTGAATATCCAGATCTTGAACCAATTGGAAAGAGGATTGTACGCAAGTGTGGAGGGTTGCCATTAGCCGTGATAACAATGGGGAAACTCTTGAGAGCGAAATTCTCTCAAAGTGAATGGATTGAAATATTGGAGGATGATATGTGGGGTTTATCAGAGAAAGACACTGGCATAAATCCAGTATTGAGATTGGGTTACCATAACCTTCCTTCCAATTTGAAGCCTTGTTTTGCATACTGA